The Rhodoferax sediminis genome has a segment encoding these proteins:
- a CDS encoding MOSC domain-containing protein, with product MTSSSPDVTGRIARLFLYPIKSCAGIEVQEALLLETGLEWDRAWMVVDEAGDFVTQRTLPRMALIRPQLKTSEMVLRAPGMLTLHVALDAVEQPARVRVWDDVVDAWDMGALAAQWFSDFLGKKLRLVRFDPDVQRLSSLKWTGGVEAPVQFNDGFALLVTSDAALDDLNTRLQAGGHGPVGMERFRPNLVLSGVQAHDEDHLDTLHVTTEQGPAQLKPVKPCVRCPIPNVDPASGIPSPEVSDTLQTYRQDARMDGGITFGMNAIVLAGAGQLLRVGQSVAADYVFD from the coding sequence GTGACCTCTTCCAGTCCCGACGTGACGGGCCGCATTGCGCGGCTGTTCCTCTACCCCATCAAGTCGTGCGCCGGCATTGAAGTGCAGGAGGCCCTGCTGCTGGAGACCGGGCTGGAGTGGGACCGCGCCTGGATGGTGGTGGACGAGGCCGGCGACTTCGTGACGCAGCGCACGCTGCCGCGCATGGCGCTGATCCGCCCGCAGCTCAAGACCTCCGAGATGGTGCTGCGCGCGCCCGGCATGCTGACCCTGCACGTGGCGCTGGACGCCGTGGAGCAGCCCGCGCGCGTGCGGGTCTGGGACGACGTGGTGGACGCCTGGGACATGGGCGCGCTGGCGGCGCAGTGGTTCAGCGACTTTCTGGGCAAGAAGCTGCGCCTGGTGCGCTTCGATCCCGACGTGCAGCGCCTGTCCAGCCTGAAGTGGACCGGCGGCGTCGAGGCGCCGGTGCAGTTCAACGACGGCTTTGCGCTGCTGGTGACCAGCGACGCGGCGCTGGACGACCTCAACACCCGGTTGCAGGCGGGCGGCCACGGGCCGGTCGGCATGGAGCGCTTTCGCCCCAACCTGGTGCTGTCGGGCGTGCAGGCACACGATGAGGACCATCTGGACACCCTGCACGTGACGACCGAACAGGGCCCGGCGCAGCTCAAGCCCGTCAAACCCTGCGTGCGCTGCCCGATTCCCAACGTCGACCCCGCAAGCGGCATCCCCAGCCCCGAAGTGAGCGACACCTTGCAGACCTACCGGCAGGACGCGCGCATGGACGGTGGCATCACCTTCGGCATGAATGCCATCGTGCTGGCCGGCGCCGGCCAGCTGCTGCGCGTCGGCCAGAGCGTGGCGGCGGACTACGTTTTCGACTGA
- a CDS encoding FAD-dependent monooxygenase, translated as MAQPFDVCIRGAGVVGRTLALLLARDRLRVALVAGPTAPAAAATDVRAYALNAAARALLESLRGWPDDAFATAVLGMQVCGDDGGEVNFSAAAQGAPALAWIVDVPALEAQLAEAVRYQPLVEVVDAPPQSAALTVICEGRASSARAEFGVDFDVTPYPQRAIAARLVCEKSHGQIARQWFANNEILAFLPLGGDQGNSVAIVWSVPQERAAQLLALSPEEFARQLGVASHGALGALTLGSERAAWPLQLARAGRWVGTHAGKSWALAGDAAHTVHPLAGQGLNLGLADAAELAAVLHERDYWRSVGDLRLLRRYERARKVDVLSMGLATDGLQQLFARGAGPLQALRNWGMNGFERSGPLKTWLARQAMGLRRT; from the coding sequence ATGGCTCAACCCTTTGATGTATGTATTCGCGGCGCCGGGGTGGTGGGGCGCACGCTCGCCTTGTTGCTGGCGCGCGACCGGCTGCGCGTGGCCCTGGTGGCCGGGCCCACGGCGCCGGCCGCAGCCGCCACCGATGTGCGCGCCTATGCGCTCAACGCCGCGGCGCGCGCGCTGCTCGAATCGCTGCGCGGCTGGCCCGACGACGCCTTTGCCACCGCGGTGCTGGGCATGCAGGTGTGCGGCGATGACGGCGGCGAGGTCAACTTCAGCGCCGCGGCGCAAGGCGCGCCGGCCTTGGCCTGGATTGTCGATGTGCCCGCCCTCGAAGCCCAATTGGCCGAGGCGGTGCGCTACCAGCCGCTGGTCGAGGTTGTGGACGCGCCGCCGCAGAGTGCGGCGCTGACGGTGATCTGCGAGGGCCGCGCCAGCAGCGCGCGCGCGGAATTCGGCGTCGATTTTGACGTGACACCCTATCCGCAGCGGGCGATTGCGGCCCGGCTGGTTTGTGAAAAGTCGCATGGCCAGATCGCGCGCCAGTGGTTTGCGAACAACGAGATCCTGGCGTTTCTGCCGCTGGGCGGTGACCAGGGGAACTCGGTGGCGATTGTGTGGTCTGTCCCGCAGGAGCGTGCGGCGCAGCTGCTGGCCCTGAGCCCCGAAGAATTTGCACGGCAGCTCGGTGTCGCCAGCCACGGCGCCCTGGGCGCGCTGACGCTGGGCAGCGAGCGCGCCGCCTGGCCGCTGCAACTGGCGCGGGCCGGCCGCTGGGTCGGCACGCACGCGGGGAAAAGCTGGGCGCTGGCCGGGGACGCCGCACACACGGTGCATCCGCTGGCCGGGCAAGGACTGAATCTGGGCCTGGCCGATGCGGCGGAGCTGGCCGCGGTATTGCACGAGCGCGACTACTGGCGCAGCGTGGGCGACCTGCGACTGCTGCGCCGCTACGAGCGCGCCCGCAAGGTCGACGTGCTGTCGATGGGGCTGGCCACCGACGGCTTGCAGCAGTTGTTTGCGCGCGGCGCGGGGCCGTTGCAGGCCTTGCGCAACTGGGGCATGAACGGGTTTGAACGCAGCGGGCCGCTGAAGACCTGGCTGGCCCGGCAGGCGATGGGGCTGCGCCGCACCTGA
- a CDS encoding DsbC family protein, which translates to MTKLLKTLLHTVLAVAALTSCLGASAQEAVIRKNLAERVPQMPKIDEVSKTGMPGLYELRVNGSDILYTDSEGNYLIQGALIDTKLRRNLTEERMDKLTAVDFAALPIKDAFTVVRGNGKRKLAVFEDPNCPYCKHFERDLQAVNNVTIHMFLLPILGHDSPEKSKNVWCAKDRAKAWQDLMLKDAAPPAATCDTGALTRNLAFATRYKITGTPTLFFADGSRVPGYIDAQQVEKQLAAAK; encoded by the coding sequence ATGACGAAATTACTGAAAACCCTGCTGCACACGGTGCTCGCGGTGGCCGCCCTGACGAGCTGCCTGGGCGCCAGCGCCCAGGAGGCGGTGATTCGCAAGAACCTGGCCGAGCGCGTGCCGCAGATGCCGAAGATCGACGAGGTCAGCAAAACCGGCATGCCCGGCCTGTACGAGTTGCGCGTGAACGGCTCCGACATTCTGTACACCGACTCGGAGGGCAATTACCTGATCCAGGGCGCCCTGATCGACACCAAACTGCGCCGCAACCTGACCGAAGAACGCATGGACAAACTCACGGCGGTGGACTTCGCCGCCCTGCCCATCAAGGACGCCTTCACCGTGGTGCGCGGCAACGGCAAGCGCAAGCTGGCCGTGTTCGAGGATCCCAACTGCCCGTACTGCAAGCACTTCGAGCGCGACCTGCAGGCGGTCAACAACGTCACCATCCACATGTTCCTGCTGCCCATCCTGGGGCACGACTCGCCCGAGAAATCAAAGAACGTGTGGTGCGCCAAGGACCGCGCCAAGGCCTGGCAGGACCTGATGCTGAAGGACGCCGCGCCTCCGGCCGCCACCTGCGACACCGGCGCGCTGACCCGCAACCTGGCGTTCGCGACCCGTTACAAAATCACCGGCACGCCGACCCTGTTCTTCGCCGACGGCTCGCGCGTGCCGGGCTACATCGACGCGCAGCAGGTCGAAAAACAGCTGGCTGCCGCCAAATAG
- a CDS encoding M61 family metallopeptidase, with translation MVPPLHYRVEVADLHAHLYRVTLTIAEPAAQQRVALPVWIPGSYLVREFSKNLQQLQARQGTRAAPLRQLDKCSWEVECLPAKPLVLSYEVYALDPSVRTAWLDAARGFFNGTSLCLRVLGQEDQPHGLELVASQSIAHWQVATPATAQKIDKKGFGRYLAASYDELVDCPVEMGTFLSGAFVAAGVPHRFVVAGAAPSFDFDRLLADAQKICEAEIRFWHGAFGTGARAKARAPHANYLFMLNAVDDGYGGLEHRTSTALICNRRDLPRLGEKKPPEGYTTLQGLISHEYFHTWNVKRLRPEEFTRYDYTQENYTQLLWFFEGFTSYYDDLLLRRAGLVDDAGYLRLLNKTLNQVQQTPGRALQSVAQASFDAWVKYYRVDENTPNATVSYYTKGALVALCFDLTLRLEGHTTLDHVMRALWRRCQAGPLTEADFAAVLQELGGRSFSKEIARWVHGTRELPLRDLLERHGVAVLDEPAQLAQRLGLRVSESNGIQVKTVLRGGAAERAGLAAGDEWLGVQVGTKASPSSWRLNKLDELLLYAGSSRKVTVIIARDKRLLRLTLALPPAVTTWRLALRDAALAKPWLASQD, from the coding sequence ATGGTCCCGCCCCTGCACTACCGCGTGGAGGTGGCCGACCTGCACGCGCACCTGTACCGCGTCACGCTCACCATTGCCGAGCCCGCCGCACAGCAGCGCGTGGCGTTGCCGGTGTGGATCCCGGGCAGCTACCTGGTGCGCGAATTCTCCAAGAACCTGCAGCAGTTGCAGGCGCGCCAAGGCACCCGGGCTGCCCCGCTGCGCCAACTCGACAAATGCAGCTGGGAGGTGGAATGCCTGCCGGCCAAGCCGCTGGTGCTCAGCTATGAGGTGTATGCGCTGGACCCTTCGGTGCGCACCGCGTGGCTGGATGCCGCGCGTGGCTTTTTCAATGGCACCAGTTTGTGCCTGCGCGTCCTGGGCCAGGAAGACCAGCCGCATGGGCTGGAACTCGTTGCTAGTCAATCCATAGCGCACTGGCAAGTAGCCACGCCGGCTACAGCGCAAAAGATTGATAAAAAGGGCTTCGGCCGCTACCTCGCCGCCAGTTACGACGAGCTGGTGGACTGCCCGGTGGAAATGGGCACGTTCTTGAGCGGTGCCTTCGTGGCCGCCGGCGTGCCGCACCGTTTTGTCGTGGCCGGCGCAGCGCCCTCGTTCGACTTTGACCGGCTGCTGGCGGACGCCCAAAAAATCTGCGAGGCCGAAATCCGCTTCTGGCATGGCGCCTTTGGCACGGGCGCCCGTGCCAAGGCGCGCGCGCCGCACGCCAACTACCTGTTCATGCTGAACGCCGTGGACGACGGCTACGGCGGGCTGGAACACCGCACCAGCACGGCGCTGATCTGCAACCGCCGCGACCTGCCGCGGCTCGGCGAGAAAAAGCCGCCCGAGGGCTACACGACGCTGCAGGGCCTGATCAGCCACGAATACTTCCACACCTGGAACGTCAAGCGCCTGCGCCCGGAGGAGTTCACGCGTTACGACTACACGCAGGAAAACTACACGCAGCTGCTGTGGTTTTTCGAGGGCTTCACCAGCTACTACGACGACCTGCTGCTGCGCCGCGCCGGTCTGGTCGACGATGCCGGCTACCTGCGCCTGCTGAACAAGACCCTCAACCAGGTGCAGCAGACGCCGGGACGCGCGCTGCAGTCGGTCGCGCAGGCCAGTTTCGACGCCTGGGTCAAGTACTACCGGGTCGACGAGAACACGCCCAACGCCACGGTGAGCTACTACACCAAGGGCGCGCTGGTGGCGCTGTGTTTTGATTTGACGTTGCGCCTGGAAGGCCACACCACGCTCGACCACGTGATGCGCGCCCTGTGGCGGCGCTGCCAGGCCGGCCCCTTGACCGAGGCCGACTTCGCCGCGGTGCTGCAGGAGCTGGGCGGCCGCTCCTTCTCGAAGGAGATCGCCCGCTGGGTGCACGGCACGCGCGAGTTGCCGCTGCGCGACCTGCTCGAGCGGCACGGCGTGGCCGTGCTCGACGAGCCGGCCCAGCTGGCGCAGCGGCTGGGCCTGCGCGTGAGCGAGAGCAACGGCATCCAGGTCAAGACCGTGCTGCGCGGCGGGGCGGCCGAGCGCGCCGGCCTGGCCGCGGGCGACGAATGGCTGGGCGTCCAAGTCGGCACCAAGGCGTCTCCCAGCAGCTGGCGCCTGAACAAGCTCGACGAGCTGCTGCTGTACGCGGGGTCTTCCAGAAAAGTGACCGTCATCATCGCGCGCGACAAGCGCCTGCTGCGGCTGACGCTGGCCCTGCCCCCCGCCGTCACCACGTGGCGTCTGGCCCTGCGCGACGCCGCACTGGCCAAGCCGTGGCTCGCATCCCAGGACTAG
- a CDS encoding DUF3108 domain-containing protein: MARIPGLGRTVAALTLAVLLAHWAVLAWLAAHWQETSVLRPMAAPMLTREIVPTAPAPPPVLQRKAAPAHATRAHKATKSIAIEATATPQPPAVAPPEPAASAPEVAGSAATATASAPEAPASIPAGTNSVTPLDDSANPHAATNYLDIWPDDTRLIYRLSGNYRGALHGDAQVLWQRQGDQYQSRIEVNIGWLLSMSMTSQGSIAPPGLFPRVYEELVRSRRRSIVLDEHSILLPNGNQVARPQGVQDTISQFVELAWQFNTGQTALQVGHSFDLWLARPGGVDLWTYDVPEEVTVPTPRLGPVRAFHIKPRPPGNPRGTIMVEMWFAPSLQYLPVRVRLNLDEANYVDLIVDKIEQR, encoded by the coding sequence GTGGCTCGCATCCCAGGACTAGGCCGCACGGTTGCCGCACTGACGCTGGCCGTGCTGCTGGCGCACTGGGCCGTGCTGGCCTGGCTGGCCGCCCATTGGCAGGAAACCTCCGTGCTGCGGCCCATGGCCGCGCCGATGCTGACCCGCGAGATCGTGCCCACGGCCCCGGCGCCGCCGCCCGTTCTTCAGAGAAAAGCAGCGCCAGCCCATGCCACACGTGCACACAAAGCTACCAAATCAATAGCAATCGAAGCCACGGCGACCCCGCAGCCGCCCGCCGTGGCGCCGCCGGAGCCTGCCGCCTCCGCGCCCGAGGTGGCCGGCAGCGCCGCCACCGCTACCGCCAGCGCCCCCGAGGCGCCGGCATCCATCCCGGCCGGCACCAACAGCGTCACGCCGCTGGACGACAGCGCCAACCCCCATGCCGCCACGAACTACCTGGACATCTGGCCCGACGACACGCGCCTGATCTATCGTCTCAGTGGCAACTACCGCGGGGCGCTGCACGGCGACGCGCAGGTGCTGTGGCAACGCCAGGGCGACCAGTACCAGTCCCGCATCGAGGTGAACATCGGCTGGCTGCTCAGCATGAGCATGACCAGCCAGGGCAGCATCGCGCCGCCGGGCCTGTTCCCGCGCGTCTATGAAGAGCTGGTGCGCAGCCGGCGCCGCAGCATCGTGCTGGACGAGCACAGCATCCTGCTGCCCAACGGCAACCAGGTGGCGCGCCCGCAGGGAGTGCAGGACACGATCAGCCAGTTCGTCGAACTCGCCTGGCAGTTCAACACCGGGCAGACCGCGCTGCAGGTGGGCCACTCGTTCGACCTGTGGCTGGCGCGCCCCGGCGGCGTGGATCTGTGGACCTACGACGTGCCCGAAGAAGTCACGGTGCCCACCCCGCGACTCGGGCCGGTGCGGGCCTTTCACATCAAGCCGCGCCCGCCAGGCAACCCGCGCGGCACCATCATGGTGGAGATGTGGTTTGCGCCGAGCCTGCAATACCTGCCAGTGCGCGTGCGCCTGAATCTGGATGAGGCGAACTACGTGGACCTGATCGTCGACAAGATCGAGCAGCGCTAG
- the paaK gene encoding phenylacetate--CoA ligase PaaK: MSNLKAFALEPIEKASIDELRALQLKRLQATLVHAYAHSPAYRAKFDAAGVHPDDCRSLADLARFPLTSKKDLREHYPFGMFAVPRSSVVRIHASSGTTGKPTVVGYTARDIDTWATVVARSIRASGARPGDMVHVSYGYGLFTGGLGAHYGAEKLGLTVVPFGGGQTERQVQLIQDFQPDIIMVTPSYMLAIADEFERHGIDPASSSLRIGIFGAEPWTNDMRLAIEQRMGIDAVDIYGLSEVMGPGVANECIETKDGPTIWEDHFYPEIIDPHTGEPLPDGELGELVFTSLTKEALPIIRYRTRDLTRLLPGTARTMRRMEKITGRSDDMMIIRGVNVFPTQIEELILKRAELAPHYQCILTREGPMDNLTVAVETRPGVSPESLEARASAQLLRHEIKVYVGSSVQIDLRPEGGIERSVGKARRVVDQR, from the coding sequence ATGAGCAATTTGAAGGCTTTTGCGCTCGAGCCGATCGAAAAGGCCAGCATCGACGAGTTGCGCGCACTGCAGCTCAAGCGGCTGCAGGCCACGCTGGTCCACGCGTACGCCCATTCTCCGGCCTACCGCGCGAAGTTCGACGCGGCCGGCGTGCACCCGGACGATTGCCGCAGCCTGGCCGACCTGGCCAGATTTCCGCTCACCAGCAAGAAGGACCTGCGCGAGCACTACCCGTTCGGCATGTTCGCCGTGCCGCGCTCTTCTGTGGTGCGCATCCACGCCTCCAGCGGCACCACCGGCAAGCCCACGGTGGTGGGCTACACCGCGCGCGATATCGACACCTGGGCCACGGTGGTGGCGCGCAGCATTCGCGCCAGCGGCGCGCGCCCCGGCGACATGGTGCATGTGAGCTATGGCTACGGCCTGTTCACGGGCGGCCTGGGCGCGCACTACGGCGCGGAAAAACTCGGCTTGACGGTGGTGCCGTTCGGCGGCGGCCAGACCGAGCGCCAGGTGCAGCTGATCCAGGACTTCCAGCCCGACATCATCATGGTCACGCCCAGCTACATGCTGGCGATTGCCGACGAGTTCGAGCGCCACGGCATCGACCCGGCCAGCTCCTCGCTGCGCATCGGCATCTTCGGCGCCGAGCCCTGGACCAACGACATGCGCCTGGCGATCGAGCAGCGCATGGGGATCGACGCGGTGGACATCTACGGCCTCTCGGAGGTCATGGGCCCGGGCGTGGCCAACGAGTGCATCGAGACGAAGGACGGCCCGACCATCTGGGAAGACCATTTCTACCCCGAAATCATCGACCCCCACACGGGCGAGCCGCTGCCCGATGGCGAGCTGGGCGAACTGGTGTTCACCAGCCTGACCAAGGAGGCGCTGCCCATCATCCGCTACCGCACGCGCGACCTCACGCGGCTGCTGCCCGGCACGGCGCGCACCATGCGCCGCATGGAAAAAATTACCGGTCGCAGCGACGACATGATGATCATCCGTGGCGTGAACGTGTTCCCGACGCAGATCGAGGAGCTGATCCTCAAGCGCGCCGAACTGGCCCCGCATTACCAGTGCATCCTGACGCGCGAGGGGCCGATGGACAACCTCACGGTGGCGGTGGAGACGCGCCCCGGCGTATCGCCCGAGAGCCTGGAGGCGCGTGCCAGCGCCCAGCTGCTTCGGCACGAGATCAAGGTCTATGTGGGCTCCAGCGTGCAGATCGACCTGCGACCCGAGGGCGGCATCGAGCGCAGTGTGGGCAAGGCCAGGCGGGTCGTGGACCAGCGCTAG
- the paaI gene encoding hydroxyphenylacetyl-CoA thioesterase PaaI, with amino-acid sequence MMDAAALAKRVGESMFAVDTASKDFMKMELVSCQPGRATMRMTVREEHLNGHQICHGGLIFTLADSTFAFACNSHNKVTVAAGCSIEFLKSGRLGDVLTSEGVEQTLSGRHGIYDIKVSNQHGEVVALFRGKSAQIKGHLIEETS; translated from the coding sequence ATGATGGACGCCGCAGCGTTGGCTAAGCGCGTGGGCGAATCGATGTTTGCGGTCGACACCGCGTCGAAGGATTTCATGAAGATGGAGCTGGTCAGCTGCCAGCCCGGGCGCGCCACGATGCGCATGACGGTGCGCGAGGAACACCTGAACGGCCACCAGATTTGCCATGGCGGGCTGATCTTCACGCTGGCGGACTCCACTTTTGCCTTTGCCTGCAACAGCCACAACAAGGTCACGGTGGCGGCTGGTTGCAGCATCGAGTTTTTGAAGTCGGGGCGGCTGGGCGACGTGCTGACCAGCGAGGGCGTGGAGCAAACCCTGAGCGGGCGCCACGGCATCTACGATATCAAGGTCAGCAACCAGCATGGCGAGGTGGTCGCGCTGTTTCGCGGCAAGAGCGCGCAGATCAAGGGCCACCTCATTGAGGAAACGTCATGA
- a CDS encoding enoyl-CoA hydratase-related protein, giving the protein MTEPTTPPTVLYSEQGGIAVVTLNRPQSLNSFTRQMHQDLWAALDRAEANPAIRALVITGAGRGFCAGADLAEFDFAPGPGLVERANPGPVIDQAFNPTARRLQSLRMPTIAAVNGVAAGAGASLAMTCDIAIAAPTASFIQAFSKIGLIPDAGGSWFLVERLGLARAMALAMTGDKLPAARAKEWGLIWDVADDCVAAAMEMAQRLAVMPTKALVATRQLLRESSTRTLHQQLDAERDTQSALGRTHDYIEGVTAFLEKRPAQFKGNDGRRSVG; this is encoded by the coding sequence ATGACCGAACCCACTACCCCACCCACCGTTTTGTACAGCGAGCAGGGCGGCATCGCCGTCGTGACCCTGAACCGCCCGCAATCCCTCAACAGTTTCACGCGCCAGATGCACCAGGACCTGTGGGCCGCGCTGGACCGCGCCGAGGCCAACCCGGCCATCCGTGCGCTGGTGATCACCGGGGCCGGGCGCGGCTTTTGCGCGGGTGCGGACCTGGCTGAGTTTGACTTTGCGCCCGGCCCCGGACTGGTCGAGCGGGCCAATCCCGGGCCGGTCATCGACCAGGCCTTCAATCCCACGGCGCGCCGCCTGCAGAGCCTGCGCATGCCCACAATCGCCGCGGTGAACGGCGTCGCGGCCGGTGCCGGCGCCTCGCTGGCCATGACCTGCGACATCGCGATTGCCGCGCCCACGGCCAGCTTCATCCAGGCCTTCAGCAAGATCGGCCTGATTCCCGATGCCGGCGGCAGCTGGTTCCTGGTGGAACGGCTGGGCCTGGCGCGCGCCATGGCGCTGGCCATGACCGGCGACAAACTGCCGGCCGCGCGAGCCAAGGAGTGGGGCCTGATCTGGGACGTGGCGGACGACTGTGTGGCCGCTGCCATGGAGATGGCGCAGCGTCTGGCCGTGATGCCGACCAAGGCGCTGGTGGCGACCCGCCAGCTGCTGCGCGAGAGCAGCACGCGCACGCTGCACCAGCAGCTCGATGCGGAGCGCGACACGCAGTCCGCCCTGGGCCGCACGCACGACTACATCGAAGGCGTGACGGCCTTCCTGGAAAAGCGTCCGGCGCAGTTCAAGGGGAATGATGGACGCCGCAGCGTTGGCTAA
- a CDS encoding enoyl-CoA hydratase codes for MSYEMITARTEGGKVGVVTLNRPKQLNALNNQLMDELGHALKGFDADAAIGCVIVTGSEKAFAAGADIGAMATYGFADVYKGDYITRNWETIRSIRKPVIAAVSGFALGGGCELAMMCDFIIAADNARFGQPEIKLGIIPGAGGTQRLPRAVGKAKAMDMALTGRMMDATEAERAGLVSRVVALDKLMDEALGAALMICDYSQIAVMAAKESVNRAFEGSLSDGIMFERRLFHAMFATTDQKEGMDAFVNKRKPEFKNQ; via the coding sequence ATGAGTTACGAAATGATTACGGCCCGCACCGAAGGCGGCAAGGTCGGCGTCGTCACACTGAACCGCCCGAAACAGCTCAACGCGCTGAACAACCAGTTGATGGACGAGCTGGGCCACGCGCTCAAGGGCTTCGACGCCGACGCGGCGATCGGCTGCGTGATCGTCACGGGCAGCGAGAAGGCCTTTGCCGCCGGCGCCGACATCGGCGCGATGGCAACCTACGGTTTTGCCGATGTCTACAAGGGCGACTACATCACGCGCAACTGGGAAACCATCCGCTCCATCCGCAAGCCGGTGATCGCCGCCGTGAGCGGCTTCGCGCTGGGCGGCGGCTGCGAGCTGGCGATGATGTGCGACTTCATCATCGCGGCCGACAACGCGCGTTTTGGCCAGCCCGAAATCAAGCTCGGCATCATTCCCGGCGCCGGCGGCACGCAGCGCCTGCCGCGCGCGGTGGGCAAGGCCAAGGCCATGGACATGGCGCTCACGGGCCGCATGATGGACGCCACGGAGGCCGAGCGCGCCGGCCTGGTGAGCCGCGTGGTGGCGCTGGACAAATTGATGGACGAGGCGCTGGGCGCAGCGCTGATGATCTGCGACTACTCGCAAATCGCCGTGATGGCGGCCAAGGAGTCGGTGAACCGCGCCTTCGAAGGCTCCTTGAGCGACGGCATCATGTTCGAGCGCCGCCTGTTCCATGCGATGTTTGCCACCACCGACCAGAAGGAAGGCATGGACGCGTTCGTGAACAAGCGCAAGCCCGAATTCAAGAACCAGTGA
- a CDS encoding AbrB/MazE/SpoVT family DNA-binding domain-containing protein, with protein MEAVIKKWGNSPAVRLPVALMKLATLTLEQKVNVTAVEGKIIIEPLDHVEYRLEDLVKGITRSNSHAEVSFGAPVGKEAL; from the coding sequence ATGGAAGCCGTCATCAAAAAATGGGGAAACAGCCCCGCCGTTCGCCTCCCCGTCGCCCTCATGAAGCTCGCCACGCTCACCCTTGAGCAAAAGGTGAATGTCACGGCCGTGGAAGGCAAGATCATCATCGAGCCTCTGGACCATGTCGAGTACCGCCTCGAGGATCTTGTCAAAGGCATCACGCGCAGCAACTCGCATGCCGAAGTCAGCTTCGGCGCTCCGGTTGGCAAGGAAGCCCTCTGA
- the mazF gene encoding endoribonuclease MazF: MATRGYVPDSGDVVWLQFDPRAGHEQAGHRPALVISPAAYNAKSGLMVCCPMSTKIKGHPFEVVTEVDGVPSAILSDQVKSLDWKVRRAKRKSAVSPEVMLHVRAKIKALLVLK; the protein is encoded by the coding sequence ATGGCGACTCGCGGGTATGTCCCGGACAGTGGCGACGTGGTCTGGCTGCAATTTGATCCGCGAGCCGGCCACGAGCAGGCGGGACACCGCCCGGCGCTGGTGATCAGCCCGGCGGCCTACAACGCCAAGTCCGGTCTGATGGTCTGCTGCCCGATGTCCACGAAGATCAAGGGGCACCCTTTTGAAGTCGTAACCGAGGTGGATGGCGTTCCAAGCGCCATCCTGTCCGATCAGGTGAAGTCCCTTGACTGGAAGGTTCGTCGAGCCAAGCGGAAATCCGCCGTGAGCCCTGAGGTCATGCTTCACGTCCGGGCCAAGATCAAAGCACTTCTTGTGCTCAAATAG